In [Limnothrix rosea] IAM M-220, one genomic interval encodes:
- a CDS encoding peptidoglycan-binding domain-containing protein, protein MEALGLTEAMLWEAEYASLNLSFNLHHRLIKLFSIPLQWRSPRLVANLMSITIALFSPILPSFVSPTFVPAAIAQTSNCNGIFLEKGARGAAVTALQQDLKLGGYPNIGVDGVFGNQTDDILRRFQASSGLRADGIYGRATCSALTNKVARLNPTTQRAQLLAPPPPPTFRNISVGSRNTNVASNIFASSNTGTGILSGRNLRLNDQGSDVRTLQRALRRIGYDVPVNGVFDEQTRDAVIAFQQSRRITADGIVGPQTEGQLEIVLGDDARSIFEESSRYIVVVPARSESTLMIVSRYVDGARLVDSRRGQFVEAGRSDNRDAAESLSYYLRSYGLDARVFAP, encoded by the coding sequence ATGGAAGCCCTAGGACTGACCGAAGCAATGTTGTGGGAGGCGGAATATGCGTCTCTAAATTTAAGTTTTAATCTACACCACCGCTTAATAAAATTATTTTCCATTCCCCTACAGTGGCGATCGCCGCGTTTAGTCGCCAATCTGATGAGCATCACGATCGCTTTATTTAGTCCGATTCTTCCGAGTTTTGTCAGTCCCACATTTGTCCCGGCGGCGATCGCCCAGACGAGTAATTGCAATGGCATTTTTCTTGAAAAAGGTGCTAGAGGCGCTGCTGTCACTGCTCTGCAACAAGATCTCAAACTTGGAGGCTATCCTAATATCGGTGTTGACGGTGTATTCGGGAATCAAACCGACGATATTTTAAGACGATTTCAAGCTAGTAGTGGTCTTAGAGCCGATGGGATTTATGGACGAGCTACTTGTAGTGCGCTTACAAATAAAGTGGCCAGACTAAACCCAACAACTCAGAGGGCTCAATTACTTGCGCCGCCGCCACCTCCCACTTTCCGTAACATCAGCGTGGGTTCCCGCAATACGAATGTCGCGTCTAATATTTTTGCCTCTAGCAATACGGGTACAGGTATCTTAAGCGGCAGAAATCTTAGGCTAAATGATCAAGGCTCAGACGTTAGGACACTCCAGAGAGCCTTGCGGCGCATTGGTTATGACGTGCCGGTTAATGGCGTGTTTGATGAGCAGACTAGAGATGCAGTCATCGCTTTTCAGCAATCAAGGAGAATCACTGCTGATGGTATAGTTGGTCCCCAGACAGAAGGACAACTGGAAATTGTCTTAGGTGATGATGCTCGTTCTATTTTTGAAGAGTCATCACGCTACATCGTGGTTGTACCAGCTCGTTCTGAGTCAACTCTTATGATTGTTAGTCGATACGTTGATGGAGCTCGACTGGTTGATTCTCGCCGAGGCCAGTTTGTTGAAGCAGGTCGTTCTGATAACCGGGACGCTGCTGAGAGCCTCAGCTATTACTTACGGTCTTATGGACTTGATGCGAGAGTCTTTGCACCCTAG
- a CDS encoding NlpC/P60 family protein, which yields MSMSLPPSPSGEYFCLENLDLYDDPECTSLGSQAAKGRRVQMLNKENDLAVRVMTVEDGYCTWLKKDRLSALEVAADPYEFVPYTRAEIEAKLEGVLIFTQAARRANNTYLWGGTTAPDYDCSGLMQAAFASQGIWLPRNSYQQGDFTERVPLEDLLPGDLIFFAKGQLIDHVALYLGEGYYIHSSGKDMGRNGIEIDRLWEPWDTISRAYHQILWGFGRVMESYAPPSLVCQLD from the coding sequence ATGTCCATGTCTTTGCCTCCCTCTCCTAGCGGCGAATATTTTTGTTTGGAAAATCTCGACCTATACGACGATCCAGAATGCACTTCCCTCGGTAGCCAAGCTGCCAAAGGTCGTCGCGTACAAATGCTAAACAAAGAAAACGATCTCGCTGTCAGAGTCATGACCGTGGAAGATGGTTATTGCACTTGGCTAAAAAAAGATCGTCTATCTGCCCTTGAAGTCGCCGCAGATCCCTACGAATTTGTGCCCTACACCCGTGCTGAAATCGAAGCAAAATTAGAAGGTGTCTTAATTTTTACCCAGGCCGCTAGACGGGCGAACAATACTTATCTTTGGGGCGGCACCACAGCACCAGACTATGACTGTTCAGGTTTAATGCAGGCTGCCTTTGCCTCCCAAGGCATTTGGCTACCGCGGAATTCTTACCAACAGGGAGATTTTACAGAGCGAGTGCCCCTAGAAGACCTGTTGCCGGGAGATTTGATTTTTTTTGCAAAGGGTCAGCTCATTGATCATGTCGCCCTGTACCTCGGAGAGGGTTATTATATCCACAGCTCTGGTAAGGACATGGGTCGCAATGGCATTGAGATCGATCGCCTGTGGGAGCCATGGGACACGATTAGCCGTGCTTACCATCAAATTCTTTGGGGATTTGGTCGGGTCATGGAAAGCTATGCTCCACCTTCGTTAGTTTGTCAGCTTGATTAA
- a CDS encoding M20 metallopeptidase family protein, which translates to MVATVSLDAILHKHRIRPEIQALQTELVQWRRNFHQKPELAFKENLTAEFIAQKLTELGIDHQTGVAQTGIVALIEGKGKGKVLGIRADMDALPIQEENEVEYRSQHDGIMHACGHDGHVAIALGAAKYLSEHRDFNGTVKIIFQPAEESPGGAKPMIEEGVLKNPDVDAIIGLHLWNNLPLGTVGVRPGALMAAAETFYLRVQGKGGHGALPHQTIDPIVVGSHIVTALQTLVSRTVNPIDAAVVTVGEFKSGRAHNVVADFAELSGTVRYFNPELRELGDRLSKVVNGICQSYGATYELDYIRMYPPTINDPAIAALVKTIAEETIETPLGVVPECQTMGSEDMAFFLQEVPGCYFFLGSANPHQDLAYPHHHPRFNFDETALGMGVEMFVRCVEKFLA; encoded by the coding sequence ATGGTTGCTACCGTCAGTCTGGATGCCATTCTCCATAAACATCGCATCCGCCCCGAAATCCAAGCCTTGCAAACTGAGCTGGTGCAGTGGCGACGGAACTTTCACCAGAAGCCAGAACTCGCGTTTAAAGAAAATCTCACCGCAGAATTTATTGCCCAGAAGCTGACAGAGCTAGGCATTGACCATCAGACAGGTGTTGCCCAAACTGGTATTGTGGCGCTCATTGAAGGTAAGGGTAAAGGCAAAGTTCTGGGGATTCGCGCTGATATGGATGCGCTGCCCATCCAAGAAGAAAATGAGGTGGAGTATCGCTCCCAGCATGACGGCATTATGCACGCCTGCGGCCACGACGGCCATGTGGCGATCGCCCTTGGTGCTGCGAAATATCTCAGTGAACATCGCGACTTTAACGGCACAGTGAAAATCATTTTCCAGCCAGCAGAGGAAAGTCCCGGCGGTGCAAAGCCGATGATCGAGGAAGGTGTCCTAAAAAATCCCGATGTCGATGCCATTATTGGACTACATCTCTGGAATAATTTGCCGCTGGGCACGGTGGGTGTGCGTCCCGGCGCATTGATGGCTGCCGCTGAAACCTTTTATTTACGCGTACAGGGGAAGGGTGGCCATGGGGCATTACCTCACCAAACCATTGATCCCATCGTGGTGGGTTCCCACATTGTGACGGCTCTCCAGACCCTTGTGTCGCGCACCGTTAATCCCATTGATGCTGCCGTTGTGACTGTCGGTGAATTTAAATCTGGTCGTGCCCATAATGTTGTGGCGGATTTTGCCGAACTTAGCGGTACGGTGCGTTATTTCAATCCTGAACTGAGGGAGTTGGGCGATCGCCTGAGTAAAGTAGTGAACGGCATTTGCCAGAGCTACGGCGCAACCTATGAGCTGGATTATATTCGCATGTATCCCCCGACCATTAACGATCCGGCGATCGCGGCCCTAGTGAAAACCATTGCCGAAGAAACCATTGAAACGCCCCTTGGAGTAGTGCCCGAATGCCAAACGATGGGTAGCGAAGATATGGCATTCTTCCTTCAGGAAGTGCCGGGATGTTATTTTTTTCTAGGGTCTGCAAACCCCCATCAAGATCTTGCCTATCCTCACCACCATCCCCGGTTTAACTTTGACGAAACAGCTTTAGGAATGGGGGTTGAAATGTTCGTGCGCTGTGTTGAGAAATTTCTCGCATAA
- a CDS encoding glycosyltransferase family 2 protein, translated as MLSTAPFVNNSASSVTTDTISVVVPIYNEVESLPHLITAIADVMQANNYIYEIVCVDDGSRDGSTALLQKLAEERDDLRAIVLRRNYGQTPAMAAGFENAAGEVVISLDADLQNDPADIPNLLIKMDEGYDLVSGWRKDRQDNKWTRLIPSKIANLLIGRVTKVTLHDYGCSLKAYRSELLADINLYGELHRFIPALASIEGARIAEIPVRHHARQFGNSKYGLDRTFRVLLDLLTVWFIRKFLTRPMHAFGYLGLLMMSLGTMLGLYLSSLKVFLGQSIGDRPLLVLVAILFLAGLQLFGFGLLGELLMRTYHESQGRPIYRIRSIFGTSKYFKQDP; from the coding sequence ATGCTTAGTACTGCTCCTTTTGTGAATAATTCTGCGTCTTCTGTGACCACTGACACCATTTCCGTTGTGGTGCCGATTTATAACGAGGTGGAAAGTCTACCGCACTTGATAACGGCGATCGCCGACGTGATGCAAGCCAACAACTATATCTATGAAATTGTTTGTGTCGATGACGGTTCGCGAGATGGCTCGACAGCATTACTCCAGAAATTAGCCGAAGAAAGAGACGATCTACGGGCGATTGTACTGCGCCGAAACTACGGACAAACTCCGGCAATGGCCGCCGGCTTTGAGAATGCCGCAGGCGAAGTGGTGATTTCCCTTGATGCTGATTTACAAAATGACCCAGCCGATATTCCGAATTTATTAATCAAAATGGACGAAGGCTATGACCTCGTCAGTGGGTGGCGCAAGGATCGCCAAGACAATAAGTGGACGAGACTGATCCCTTCAAAAATTGCCAATTTGCTCATTGGCCGCGTTACTAAAGTGACCCTCCATGACTATGGCTGTTCGCTAAAAGCCTATCGTTCCGAGTTACTGGCAGATATTAATCTCTATGGTGAATTGCACCGTTTTATTCCGGCCTTAGCGTCGATTGAAGGGGCACGTATTGCAGAGATTCCGGTACGTCACCATGCCCGCCAATTTGGTAATAGTAAATATGGTTTAGATCGGACATTTCGGGTGCTTTTAGATCTGCTTACAGTTTGGTTTATCCGTAAGTTTTTGACCCGCCCAATGCATGCGTTTGGTTATTTAGGATTATTGATGATGTCCCTCGGAACGATGTTAGGTCTTTATCTTTCGTCTCTAAAGGTTTTTCTGGGTCAATCTATCGGCGATCGCCCACTCCTCGTCCTCGTCGCAATTCTATTTCTAGCGGGCTTACAGCTGTTTGGATTTGGTTTATTGGGAGAGCTTTTAATGCGGACTTACCATGAATCCCAAGGTCGCCCAATTTATCGTATTCGCTCTATTTTTGGTACTTCAAAATACTTTAAACAAGACCCGTAA
- a CDS encoding globin domain-containing protein, producing MNPKTIELVKATAPVVKEHGQAITARMYDIAFNERPEYRRFFENTHMKSEAEGKKQASKLAASVYAYASHIDELEKLGDAVEHIAKAHVNTRVIAEQYPVIGECLLAAMQDVLGDAATPEIMAAWTEAYNSLADIFINREKEIYHEQEAEIKANLSS from the coding sequence ATGAACCCCAAAACTATCGAACTCGTTAAAGCTACAGCTCCCGTCGTTAAAGAGCACGGTCAAGCTATCACTGCCAGAATGTACGACATTGCCTTTAATGAGCGTCCTGAATACCGCCGCTTTTTTGAAAATACCCACATGAAAAGCGAGGCGGAAGGGAAAAAGCAAGCATCCAAACTTGCGGCTTCTGTTTATGCCTACGCCAGCCATATCGATGAGCTAGAAAAGCTTGGTGATGCGGTCGAGCATATTGCCAAAGCCCATGTAAATACCCGCGTCATTGCAGAGCAATATCCCGTTATCGGCGAATGTTTACTCGCTGCGATGCAGGATGTTTTAGGTGATGCGGCAACGCCAGAAATTATGGCAGCTTGGACCGAAGCCTATAACAGCTTGGCTGATATTTTTATTAATCGTGAAAAGGAGATCTACCACGAGCAGGAGGCTGAAATTAAGGCAAACTTGTCTAGCTAA
- a CDS encoding M16 family metallopeptidase, whose product MLKGFFRKKLLVGCCIAVLGCGSFAPIALAETAATSPSIQPYLDQVIERITEFTLDNGLQFIVLEDNDAPVVSFVTYADVGGVDEPEGKTGVAHFLEHLAFKGSTNLGTTDYEAEKVLLDQLDVVFADLQAAQAAGNEQAIAELEAKFTALQAEANEYVVQNAFGQVVESAGGVGLNAATAADYTQYFYSFPSNKLELWMALESDRFLDPVFREFYKEKDVILEERRQRTDNSPIGQMVEAFLDTAFVTHPYRRPVIGYNEDIRNLTRQDVRDFFVEHYAPDNLTIAIVGDVDPEQVQMMAKAYFGRFPKGVKSVDAVMPMEPPQTETREVTLELPTQPWYLEGYHAPAVTDPDFVVYDIISSILSDGRTSRLYKSLVQEEQVALNAQGFGGFPGDKYPNLMLFYALTAPGKTVDDVAVVLGRELEKLKTELVDEKELERVKTQARAGLLRSLDSNMGMARLLVSYEVTTGDWRNLFQRLDQIAAVTAEDIQRVAQETFVPENRTIGKLLPVEE is encoded by the coding sequence ATGTTGAAAGGGTTTTTCCGTAAAAAATTACTGGTTGGTTGTTGTATTGCGGTTTTAGGTTGTGGCAGTTTTGCGCCCATTGCCCTCGCTGAAACCGCCGCCACTTCTCCTTCGATCCAGCCCTATCTCGATCAAGTTATTGAACGTATTACAGAATTTACCCTCGATAACGGTCTGCAATTTATTGTCCTCGAAGATAACGATGCGCCTGTCGTTTCCTTTGTCACCTATGCAGATGTGGGTGGTGTCGATGAACCGGAGGGGAAAACGGGTGTGGCCCACTTCCTTGAACACCTTGCTTTTAAGGGCAGCACCAACCTTGGCACAACTGACTACGAAGCAGAAAAAGTTTTATTAGATCAATTAGATGTGGTGTTTGCGGATCTGCAGGCGGCTCAGGCGGCAGGCAATGAACAGGCGATCGCCGAACTAGAGGCCAAATTTACAGCACTCCAAGCAGAAGCAAATGAATATGTGGTTCAAAATGCCTTTGGTCAAGTGGTCGAATCAGCTGGTGGTGTGGGCTTAAACGCGGCGACGGCTGCTGATTATACCCAGTATTTCTACAGTTTTCCCAGCAATAAATTAGAACTGTGGATGGCATTGGAATCTGATCGCTTCCTCGATCCTGTCTTCCGCGAATTTTATAAAGAAAAAGATGTCATCCTCGAAGAGCGCCGCCAACGTACCGACAACTCTCCCATTGGTCAGATGGTAGAAGCTTTCCTCGACACCGCTTTTGTGACGCATCCCTACCGCCGTCCTGTCATTGGTTACAACGAAGATATTCGTAACCTGACTCGCCAAGATGTGCGGGATTTCTTTGTGGAGCATTATGCCCCGGATAATCTCACCATTGCCATTGTGGGAGATGTCGATCCTGAGCAAGTGCAAATGATGGCAAAAGCTTATTTTGGTCGTTTTCCCAAGGGCGTTAAATCCGTTGATGCCGTGATGCCGATGGAGCCACCCCAGACTGAAACGCGCGAAGTGACCTTAGAGTTGCCTACACAACCTTGGTATTTAGAGGGTTATCACGCTCCAGCGGTCACAGATCCTGATTTTGTGGTGTATGACATTATTTCGTCGATCTTGAGTGATGGTCGCACATCTCGTTTATATAAATCCTTGGTACAAGAGGAGCAGGTTGCCTTAAATGCTCAGGGTTTTGGTGGCTTCCCCGGCGATAAATATCCTAATCTCATGCTGTTTTATGCCCTCACTGCACCGGGCAAAACGGTCGATGATGTTGCTGTGGTTTTAGGTCGTGAATTGGAAAAGCTGAAAACTGAACTGGTTGACGAAAAAGAACTAGAGCGAGTCAAAACTCAAGCGCGGGCGGGTTTGTTGCGATCGCTAGACTCGAATATGGGAATGGCAAGACTCTTGGTAAGCTATGAGGTCACGACGGGTGATTGGCGTAATTTATTTCAGCGTTTAGACCAAATTGCAGCGGTCACAGCGGAAGATATTCAGCGTGTGGCTCAGGAAACTTTTGTGCCGGAAAATCGCACCATCGGGAAACTACTGCCGGTAGAAGAGTAA
- a CDS encoding ABC transporter permease yields MWSDTLAVFWGDWLKLRVRLKQVAATGLVSPLIYILAFGLGLGGAIDRAITPPAGDTYLEFILPGMVALSSMTISFGGTTFSICGDRLYNKTFEELLLLPVHPLALHLGKMMAGILRGLLTASSVIVVAILFTGKVFSFFNPLFFLLLILNCAVFAGLGVIVGLRVQSLESVGILNNFLIVPMSFLGATFFDPETLPTAFRTVVYLIPLTYTTTGLRSAAYLPLSEFPWHAIPILAGVAIALAFVGAYQFSHQRN; encoded by the coding sequence ATTTGGTCTGATACCCTCGCTGTTTTTTGGGGCGATTGGCTAAAGCTACGGGTGCGCCTGAAGCAAGTGGCGGCAACGGGTTTAGTTTCGCCGCTGATTTACATTTTGGCCTTTGGCTTGGGTCTGGGCGGTGCCATTGATCGCGCGATTACACCTCCTGCTGGTGATACTTACCTCGAATTCATCTTGCCGGGGATGGTGGCTCTCTCGTCCATGACCATTAGTTTTGGTGGTACAACTTTTTCCATTTGCGGCGATCGCCTCTACAACAAAACCTTTGAAGAATTGCTGCTGTTGCCCGTGCATCCATTGGCGTTACATCTCGGCAAAATGATGGCGGGCATCCTGCGGGGTTTGCTCACTGCGAGTTCGGTAATTGTGGTGGCAATTTTATTTACGGGTAAGGTTTTTAGCTTCTTCAATCCTCTGTTTTTTCTACTCCTGATTCTTAACTGCGCCGTCTTTGCGGGTTTGGGCGTGATTGTTGGTTTACGCGTTCAATCTTTAGAAAGTGTCGGTATTTTAAATAATTTTTTGATTGTGCCTATGTCTTTCCTTGGTGCAACATTTTTTGACCCAGAGACCTTGCCCACGGCCTTTCGCACCGTTGTTTACCTGATTCCTTTGACCTATACAACAACAGGATTGAGGTCTGCTGCGTACTTACCCTTATCCGAATTTCCTTGGCACGCCATTCCCATTTTGGCTGGTGTGGCGATCGCCCTTGCTTTTGTGGGAGCCTATCAGTTTTCCCACCAACGCAACTAA
- a CDS encoding type II toxin-antitoxin system VapC family toxin, whose amino-acid sequence MSAVFADAFYWIALLNPQDTWHEITINYCPENSLITTDVVLDEMLNFFSKRGSFMRGKAIALYENIQSNSQIEVITTSPEIRQTAADIYKNVSIKATA is encoded by the coding sequence ATGAGTGCTGTTTTCGCTGATGCCTTCTATTGGATTGCTCTACTGAATCCACAAGACACTTGGCATGAAATTACCATTAACTACTGTCCTGAAAATAGTCTGATCACTACAGATGTCGTGCTTGACGAAATGCTGAACTTTTTTAGTAAACGCGGCAGTTTTATGAGGGGCAAGGCGATCGCCCTGTACGAAAATATTCAGTCCAACTCTCAAATTGAAGTTATTACTACCAGTCCAGAAATCCGCCAAACTGCTGCTGATATCTATAAAAACGTCTCGATAAAGGCTACAGCATGA
- a CDS encoding DUF2656 domain-containing protein: protein MSDSPQLRMLLSHNFDIQSGIVSPLTREEFVEVFQEGLKDYPACHCRLISHPHWSVEIKFAKDKFTPQEIGEVCAKAMLQKRRDRQSGDRDLPTVLILGGIKLSPATSNLPETLQPGEWGVDVVETQTRDQFLEAIAWDAVTAQKAPGSIFKVELNSSAST from the coding sequence GTGAGTGATTCCCCACAGCTAAGAATGCTACTATCCCATAACTTTGATATCCAGTCGGGGATTGTTTCACCGTTAACGAGAGAAGAATTTGTTGAGGTTTTTCAGGAAGGTTTAAAGGATTATCCCGCTTGTCATTGTCGTTTGATTAGTCATCCCCATTGGTCAGTGGAGATTAAGTTTGCAAAGGATAAATTTACCCCCCAAGAAATAGGTGAAGTCTGTGCGAAAGCCATGCTCCAAAAACGTCGGGATAGACAGTCCGGCGATCGCGATCTGCCTACCGTTCTGATTCTTGGTGGCATTAAGCTATCTCCCGCAACCAGTAATCTCCCTGAAACCCTACAACCCGGTGAATGGGGCGTTGATGTGGTGGAAACCCAAACCCGTGATCAATTCCTAGAGGCGATCGCCTGGGATGCAGTGACCGCCCAGAAAGCCCCCGGTAGCATCTTTAAAGTCGAACTAAATTCGTCTGCTAGCACGTAG
- a CDS encoding pentapeptide repeat-containing protein — translation MKRIPAKEIIRRYNEENERDFRRLNLRGMNFKKTHLSGADFSECDIRGTNFTGANLRNIQFTAAVLGQQKHYATGLFISCFLLLLVASFFQIFVGAFITSVMSPTHNNFGSGEHISEFWTGVVGLGVYLITALVTWHKRLITGISTSIVLFTVTVLTAYTGNIAGVGVIIVLISILGGLLGVMAGAVVLGTLGVIAALGSILVIFILGAILAVLFTSFRVIVLILGIDCAVLFWAWICWRAWDGDSRDVWVRNFAVATSSLGGTCFRDADLTNADFTSARLKSTDFRDATLVRTIFQDTEKLDQVRPGKSYLGIKKIRELLLGKKANPDESYSNLVNLSGLNLAGANLVGADFSGSNLSDSNLLGANLSDTNLITTNLNDADLKDANLSRAKLVQTQLDNADLTGVNLTGACIEDWGITVNTILNGIHADYVYMRFLDGDKRRRKPDGENVNFAEGEFVEFIKPLIDTLDLYHRQVTDPRTVALALRKLQDEHPDADIDPISWERRGRNGEDILIRAQISEKANPSQLHSAHFEEYNRLQTLPPTEVAALIAKLEEKEKTISILEGFVDKALQRPNIQTVRGDIVTEKRGDSVSVDGNIGVGVNQGEIAGDATIAGQYNEDPTQNPNNTSNNS, via the coding sequence ATGAAACGGATTCCAGCTAAAGAAATCATCAGACGCTACAACGAAGAAAATGAAAGGGACTTTCGGCGGCTAAATCTGCGGGGGATGAACTTTAAAAAAACACACCTATCAGGGGCAGACTTCAGTGAATGCGATATTCGAGGCACGAACTTTACAGGAGCAAACCTAAGAAATATTCAATTTACGGCAGCGGTGCTGGGACAACAAAAACATTATGCAACTGGATTATTTATAAGTTGTTTTTTATTGCTCCTAGTAGCAAGCTTTTTCCAAATATTTGTGGGAGCTTTTATCACATCGGTTATGTCTCCCACACATAACAATTTCGGTTCTGGAGAGCATATATCAGAATTTTGGACAGGCGTTGTGGGGCTTGGCGTTTACCTTATTACGGCATTGGTGACTTGGCACAAAAGGCTGATCACAGGTATCAGTACTTCAATTGTGTTATTTACAGTGACGGTATTGACTGCATACACAGGAAATATTGCAGGAGTAGGAGTCATTATTGTCCTAATCTCCATCTTAGGAGGACTTTTAGGTGTTATGGCAGGAGCCGTTGTACTAGGAACTTTAGGGGTTATTGCCGCTCTAGGATCTATCTTAGTCATATTCATACTTGGAGCTATCCTTGCAGTATTATTCACCTCATTTCGCGTAATCGTCCTAATTCTAGGAATCGACTGCGCAGTTTTATTTTGGGCATGGATCTGTTGGAGAGCTTGGGATGGTGATTCTCGTGATGTTTGGGTACGTAATTTTGCTGTTGCCACCAGTTCACTTGGAGGCACTTGTTTTCGGGATGCTGATCTCACCAATGCAGATTTCACTAGCGCAAGGCTTAAAAGTACCGATTTCCGCGATGCAACCTTAGTTCGCACAATCTTTCAAGACACCGAAAAACTTGATCAAGTCCGCCCTGGGAAAAGCTATCTCGGCATAAAAAAAATCCGTGAATTACTTCTTGGGAAAAAAGCTAATCCTGACGAAAGTTACAGCAATTTAGTGAATTTGAGCGGTTTGAATTTAGCTGGGGCGAATCTTGTCGGTGCAGACTTTTCTGGTTCAAATCTCAGCGATTCTAATCTTCTAGGCGCAAACCTTTCCGATACAAATTTGATCACCACCAACCTCAACGATGCCGATTTAAAAGATGCTAATCTATCCCGCGCCAAACTTGTTCAAACTCAACTCGATAATGCCGATTTAACTGGCGTAAATCTTACCGGAGCGTGCATCGAAGATTGGGGCATTACCGTCAATACTATTCTGAATGGCATCCATGCCGATTATGTTTACATGCGCTTTCTCGATGGCGATAAACGCCGCCGTAAACCCGATGGCGAAAATGTAAATTTTGCCGAAGGGGAATTTGTCGAATTTATTAAACCCCTTATCGATACCCTCGATCTTTACCATCGCCAAGTCACCGACCCCCGCACTGTCGCCCTAGCCCTCCGTAAACTCCAAGACGAACATCCCGACGCAGACATTGACCCCATTTCATGGGAGCGACGCGGCAGAAACGGCGAAGACATTTTGATTCGTGCCCAAATTTCCGAGAAAGCGAACCCCAGTCAACTCCATTCCGCTCACTTTGAGGAATACAACCGCTTACAAACACTTCCTCCCACAGAAGTTGCGGCACTAATCGCCAAACTCGAAGAAAAAGAGAAAACCATTAGTATTTTGGAAGGATTTGTCGATAAAGCTCTCCAAAGACCCAATATCCAGACAGTTCGGGGAGATATCGTCACAGAAAAGAGAGGTGATAGTGTCAGTGTCGATGGCAATATTGGCGTTGGCGTAAACCAAGGAGAAATTGCTGGCGACGCAACCATTGCGGGTCAGTACAACGAAGACCCAACGCAAAACCCGAACAACACATCAAACAATTCCTAA
- a CDS encoding SDR family oxidoreductase, translating into MGKTYLVVGASRGIGAEVAKHFVATGHRVIGVSRTPAIAGEWLKADVSTPEGIEKIIQSVTSETIDALLYMGGTWEAGAFTDAFEITRSPYAETRRVIDVNTIAPIEITKGLMETLQRSSNPKAIFIGALSGFDNGATKEVANTASKFGLRGAVQSLRVAYRGYGVGFSVINPGNVATAEVLDDIQSGRFAAQTPIPMADLIQTIEWILQLSRDVDVSEVNLRQR; encoded by the coding sequence ATGGGCAAAACGTATTTAGTGGTTGGTGCGAGTAGGGGGATTGGTGCTGAAGTTGCTAAACATTTTGTGGCGACGGGACATCGAGTCATTGGTGTTTCTCGAACTCCGGCGATCGCCGGGGAATGGCTCAAAGCAGATGTCTCAACACCTGAAGGTATCGAAAAAATCATCCAGTCGGTCACTTCCGAAACCATTGATGCGTTGCTCTATATGGGCGGCACATGGGAAGCTGGCGCATTTACCGACGCTTTCGAGATTACCCGTAGTCCCTACGCTGAAACCCGCCGTGTGATTGATGTGAATACGATTGCTCCCATCGAAATTACAAAAGGTTTAATGGAGACATTGCAACGTTCAAGTAATCCCAAAGCTATTTTTATTGGTGCACTTTCAGGTTTCGACAATGGTGCGACGAAAGAAGTTGCCAATACGGCCTCAAAGTTTGGTTTACGGGGAGCGGTTCAGTCCCTTCGAGTGGCTTATCGAGGTTATGGTGTGGGGTTTTCTGTGATTAATCCCGGCAATGTCGCGACGGCTGAGGTACTAGATGATATTCAGTCAGGTCGTTTTGCTGCTCAAACGCCGATTCCGATGGCTGATCTGATTCAGACAATTGAATGGATTTTGCAGTTATCTCGTGACGTGGATGTGAGTGAGGTTAATCTGCGGCAGCGTTGA